From a region of the Cucurbita pepo subsp. pepo cultivar mu-cu-16 unplaced genomic scaffold, ASM280686v2 Cp4.1_scaffold000438, whole genome shotgun sequence genome:
- the LOC111785300 gene encoding WAT1-related protein At1g43650-like, with protein MATAGVSMRKLYAPCAAMVLVYIAYGGSHILVKIASDKGLNPLVFIVYRHFIAFLVLAPFAYLIDRNKRTSLTLSMTINIFLLAILGSTIHLNLFYAGISYTSPIVTTTFSNIIPSLTFVMAVLFRLERVNIKTARGGAKVLGTIVCIGGSFVFTFWKGPYVTKGMFKEPLIDVYKNQGSGHSSGEDWIKGSGLILVSEVAWSAWLILLALVTRKYPAQLTITVLMCLFATAQSGFLALIFARDLEKWKLQWDARLLTIVYCGVVISGVGYFLQTWCISRNGPVFTSMFNPLMLIFVAIFSAFVFSERLHVGSLVGAFLIILGLYLVLWGKKADHEVAAEP; from the exons ATGGCAACTGCGGGAGTGTCAATGAGGAAGCTGTATGCGCCATGTGCAGCAATGGTGTTGGTGTATATTGCGTATGGCGGATCCCACATTCTGGTGAAGATCGCTAGCGACAAGGGTCTTAACCCTTTGGTCTTCATCGTTTATCGCCATTTCATAGCCTTCCTCGTCTTGGCTCCTTTTGCTTATCTCATAGATAG AAACAAACGGACTTCTCTCACGCTTTCGATGACGATAAACATCTTTTTGCTCGCAATCTTAGGCTCAACGATTCACCTGAATCTATTCTACGCTGGAATCAGTTATACTTCGCCTATAGTAACTACCACTTTCAGCAACATCATTCCGAGCTTGACATTTGTCATGGCCGTTCTGTTTCG ATTGGAGAGAGTGAATATCAAAACTGCGAGAGGTGGTGCTAAAGTGTTGGGGACGATTGTGTGCATTGGTGGTTCCTTTGTTTTCACGTTTTGGAAAGGACCATATGTAACCAAAGGCATGTTCAAGGAGCCACTCATAGACGTGTACAAGAATCAAGGCTCGGGACATAGCAGTGGCGAGGATTGGATAAAGGGCTCGGGTTTAATTCTTGTAAGTGAGGTTGCTTGGAGTGCATGGCTAATTTTACTG GCATTAGTCACTAGAAAATACCCAGCACAATTGACCATCACTGTTTTAATGTGCTTGTTTGCAACTGCACAATCTGGCTTCCTTGCCTTGATCTTTGCTAGAGATTTAGAAAAATGGAAGCTGCAATGGGATGCACGCCTCTTAACCATCGTATATTGT GGCGTTGTGATTTCGGGCGTCGGGTATTTCCTACAAACTTGGTGCATCAGCCGCAACGGGCCTGTTTTTACTTCAATGTTTAATCCCCTAATGCTGATATTTGTGGCCATATTCTCAGCATTTGTGTTCTCAGAGCGGCTTCATGTGGGCAG CCTGGTAGGAGCTTTCCTTATCATACTGGGTCTGTATTTGGTGCTGTGGGGTAAGAAGGCAGATCATGAGGTCGCAGCTGAACCGTAG